Genomic window (Shewanella psychropiezotolerans):
AAACACTCGTCTTGTCCATCGGGCAAGAAAGGCGGTAGTTTAGGCGAATTCAAGAAAGGTCAGATGGTGCCGCCATTCGATAAGGCCTGTTTTACCGGTGAGATTTTAACGCCTCAATTAGTCAAAACCAAGTTCGGCTGGCATGTGATTAAGGTTTTATACCGAACTTAATGAAACTAGGTAAACAGATAAAGGTCAGATGGATTTATACCTGCCATT
Coding sequences:
- a CDS encoding peptidylprolyl isomerase codes for the protein MARTAAALHILVKHKEQAEDIIKQLKKGVKFDVLAKKHSSCPSGKKGGSLGEFKKGQMVPPFDKACFTGEILTPQLVKTKFGWHVIKVLYRT